Proteins co-encoded in one Brassica oleracea var. oleracea cultivar TO1000 chromosome C4, BOL, whole genome shotgun sequence genomic window:
- the LOC106339415 gene encoding uncharacterized protein LOC106339415 — translation MVLTFDPRRVRGCIESAVHKQMGHRSKVVIYAMGNLEYISSDLLEEIAYSGIVLVHAPCGGNDFRKLLGEWSQLNPSSPAYTVMLISCNYTMVDPYLFRPTRFTAFCVYPKDSRPVTLDQQPVAQKVFVGEFVWETLLNDNITCEMMTVDEDEPLCICDICDDTFEICAEFITHLKSEEHIKELSDIVPRDSWYGKPMHFCHVCNYPGYDEYNMLLHNQSEDHHRKLDKSRKRLISLPRETPLTIQTSSYVLNESNKTFPLMKKRKSTLY, via the exons ATGGTTTTGACTTTTGACCCTCGTCGTGTGCGTGGGTGCATAGAATCAGCGGTGCACAAGCAGATGGGTCATCGTTCTAAAGTCGTCATCTATGCCATGGGCAACCTAGAATACATCTCTAGTGACCTCTTGGAAGAGATAGCTTACTCTGGAATCGTTCTTGTCCACGCTCCCTGCG GTGGGAACGACTTCAGAAAGTTACTGGGCGAATGGTCTCAGCTTAACCCATCATCTCCGGCTTATACTGTCATGCTGATATCCTGCAATTATACGATGGTTGATCCTTATCTTTTTCGGCCTACTCGATTCACTGCTTTTTGTGTATATCCAAAAGATAGCCGGCCAGTTACCCTTGACCAGCAGCCAGTAGCTCAGAAAGTTTTTGTGGGAGAGTTTGTCTGGGAAACTTTATTGAATGACAACATCACATGTGAGATGATGACCGTGGATGAAGATGAACCTCTCTGCATTTGCGACATATGCGATGACACTTTCGAAATATGTGCCGAATTCATCACTCATCTCAAGAGTGAAGAACACATAAAGGAG TTGTCTGATATAGTGCCTAGAGACTCCTGGTACGGTAAGCCTATGCATTTTTGCCATGTTTGCAATTATCCCGGCTACGACGAATATAACATGCTCCTCCATAACCAAAGTGAAGATCATCATCGCAAG CTGGATAAGAGCAGGAAGAGATTGATCTCTTTACCGAGAGAAACCCCTTTAACCATTCAAACATCAAGCTATGTTTTGAACGAGTCAAACAAGACGTTTCCATTGATGAAGAAGAGGAAGTCTACGCTCTACTAG
- the LOC106340053 gene encoding protein SLOW WALKER 1-like has product MEEVTASSENGVLTFDGGTHSHCIAKREDKCGVESRKFYLVCKTALERLDLPLCSNPMKKILVLNASSHRTCTAGLNSVKVWDLIGGGKMVCFMESHNKTVMSMCVGRMGLDEDRLVIVSLDGYMKVFDYGRAKLTYSMRFPAPLMSVALSPDCSIRVINSMVFAGKKKLRNDAEKKQTSMTSLWSVK; this is encoded by the exons ATGGAAGAGGTAACGGCGTCCTCCGAGAATGGTGTGTTGACGTTTGATGGTGGAACACACAGCCACTGTATAGCGAAGAGGGAGGACAAATGTGGAGTGGAGAGCAGGAAGTTTTACTTGGTTTGCAAGACAGCTCTTGAACGCCTAGACCTTCCTCTCTGCTCAAACCCTATGAAAAAG ATACTTGTGTTGAATGCCTCTTCACATCGTACCTGTACCGCCGGTTTGAACAGCGTCAAGGTGTGGGACTTGATCGGAGGTGGGAAGATGGTTTGTTTCATGGAGAGTCACAACAAGACTGTCATGTCTATGTGCGTTGGGAGAATGGGATTGGATGAGGATAGGCTTGTGATTGTTTCTCTAGACGGTTACATGAAAGTGTTTGATTACGGGAGAGCAAAGTTGACTTACTCCATGAGGTTTCCAGCTCCTCTCATGTCCGTTGCCCTCTCTCCTGATTGTTCCATTCGTGTCATCAACAGTATGGTGTTTGCCGGCAAGAAGAAGCTGAGAAATGATGCCGAGAAGAAGCAAACTAGTATGACGAGCCTTTGGAGTGTCAAATAG
- the LOC106339347 gene encoding uncharacterized protein LOC106339347, translating to MDNKEEHVKHQNEWEVVSLTSSAYAASPGPYNSRDAYYGAENSRDLFMSDHFVFPPSQHENLPLDEEEKKDGQGLMLEAHQGLSDKNIYGEPALSSSQHMVFEHELTDSEPNEYADKDLDPLGLEKDATNNLPCEAWWRKRAVSVYLRTREANAVWSLFFAAAVTGLVVLGQRWQQERWQVLQLNWQSSITSEKLSRVLEPLSRLKDVIVRGNPQASLLRSGTSSEI from the exons ATGGATAACAAAGAGGAACATGTGAAGCATCAGAATGAATGGGAAGTCGTCTCCCTTACTTCATCAGCTTATGCTGCTTCTCCTGGTCCATATAACTCGAGAGATGCTTACTATGGAGCTGAAAATTCACGTGATTTGTTCATGTCTGACCACTTTGTATTCCCGCCTAGCCAGCATGAGAATTTACCCCTTGATGAGGAAGAAAAAAAGGATGGCCAAGGCTTGATGCTGGAAGCTCATCAAGGCTTGTCTGATAAGAATATCTATGGTGAACCTGCGCTTAGTTCTTCTCAACACATGGTGTTTGAACACGAGTTAACTGACTCTGAGCCAAATGAGTATGCTGACAAGGACTTGGATCCCCTTGGACTTGAGAAGGATGCAACAAACAACCTTCCTTGCGAAGCTTGGTGGAGAAAGAGAGCTGTTTCTGTGTATTTACGGACAAGAGAAGCGAATGCGGTATGGTCCTTATTCTTTGCCGCTGCTGTCACTGGACTCGTTGTTCTTGGTCAACGCTGGCAACAAGAGAGGTGGCAGGTTTTGCAACTCAACTGGCAATCAAGCATAACTAGCGAG AAGCTGAGCAGGGTACTTGAACCTCTCTCACGCTTGAAAGACGTGATTGTGAGAGGGAACCCACAAGCTTCTCTCCTAAGGAGTGGCACCTCTAGTGAGATCTAG
- the LOC106342592 gene encoding aquaporin PIP1-2-like isoform X2, translating to MEGKEEDVRVGANKFPERQPIGTSAQSDKDYKEPPPAPLFEPGELASWSFWRAGIAEFIATFLFLYITVLTVMGVKRAPNMCASVGIQGIAWAFGGMIFALVYCTAGISGGHINPAVTFGLFLARKLSLTRAVYYIVMQCLGAICGAGVVKGFQPKQYQALGGGANTVAPGYTKGSGLGAEIIGTFVLVYTVFSATDAKRNARDSHVPILAPLPIGFAVFLVHLATIPITGTGINPARSLGAAIIFNKDNAWDDHVMGLLGWTIHRCCACCSLPRDSHQSHPIQVQKLIESLLKN from the exons ATGGAAGGCAAGGAAGAAGATGTTAGAGTCGGAGCTAACAAGTTTCCGGAGAGACAACCCATCGGAACATCAGCTCAGAGCGACAAGGACTACAAGGAGCCACCTCCTGCTCCCTTGTTCGAGCCAGGCGAGCTTGCTTCCTGGTCCTTCTGGAGAGCCGGTATCGCCGAGTTCATCGCCACGTTTCTGTTCCTTTACATCACTGTTCTGACCGTCATGGGTGTGAAGAGGGCACCGAACATGTGTGCTTCTGTCGGAATCCAAGGGATCGCTTGGGCCTTCGGTGGTATGATCTTCGCTCTTGTCTACTGCACCGCCGGTATCTCGG GTGGACACATCAACCCAGCTGTCACGTTCGGTCTTTTCTTGGCCAGGAAGCTTTCGCTTACACGAGCTGTGTACTACATAGTGATGCAGTGCCTAGGAGCGATCTGTGGAGCTGGTGTGGTCAAGGGGTTCCAACCTAAGCAATACCAAGCTCTAGGAGGTGGAGCCAACACTGTAGCTCCTGGGTACACCAAAGGGAGTGGTCTCGGAGCTGAGATTATTGGAACCTTTGTCCTTGTTTACACCGTATTTTCCGCCACTGACGCCAAGAGAAACGCTCGTGACTCTCATGTTCCC ATTCTTGCACCTCTACCTATCGGATTCGCTGTGTTCTTGGTCCACTTAGCAACCATCCCCATTACTGGAACTGGAATCAACCCAGCAAGGAGTCTTGGAGCTGCCATCATCTTCAACAAGGACAACGCTTGGGATGACCATGTGA TGGGTCTTTTGGGTTGGACCATTCATCGGTGCTGCGCTTGCTGCTCTTTACCACGTGATAGTCATCAGAGCCATCCCATTCAAGTCCAGAAGCTGATTGAATCACTCTTGAAAAACTAG
- the LOC106340699 gene encoding U-box domain-containing protein 33-like isoform X2 codes for MEEEGAATCQVLEEKLYVAVGREVWKNISNLMWALENSQGKKICILHIHQPSPTIPVLGTRFEASTVDEESVRAYRGKETAKTEMILQEYLSICLKKGVQAEKLCVEMDSIEKGIVETIYQHRIRKFVMGAAADKHYSIKMEDLKSKKANFVCQQAPATCQIHFTCKGNLIHTREARVDEVRALSVLLSDFQRLVLPQVRSDVQNSRSSIDTISSEVLLSDIQEEPNDSSSLAFPCSGMGLNMMNFLINSTKLWQKLTIQNHEHCE; via the exons ATGGAGGAAGAAGGAGCAGCCACTTGTCAGGTACTAGAAGAGAAACTCTACGTCGCAGTTGGTAGAGAAGTATGGAAGAACATATCAAATCTCATGTGGGCATTAGAAAACTCCCAAGGAAAGAAAATCTGCATCCTTCACATCCACCAGCCATCTCCAACGATTCCTGTCT TGGGTACAAGATTCGAAGCTTCAACGGTAGATGAGGAATCAGTGAGAGCATACCGAGGCAAAGAAACAGCAAAAACTGAGATGATTCTACAAGAGTATCTTAGTATTTGCCTAAAGAAAGGG GTACAGGCAGAGAAGCTGTGTGTGGAGATGGACTCAATTGAGAAAGGGATAGTGGAAACGATATACCAGCATAGGATCAGGAAGTTTGTAATGGGAGCAGCTGCAGATAAACACTATTCCAT AAAAATGGAGGATCTCAAGTCCAAGAAAGCAAACTTTGTCTGCCAACAAGCGCCTGCTACTTGTCAAATACACTTCACCTGCAAAGGAAACCTTATCCATACAAG GGAAGCTAGGGTGGATGAAGTTAGAGCTCTATCTGTGCTCTTGTCTGATTTTCAGCGGCTTGTATTGCCACAAGTAAGGTCTGATGTGCAAAATAGCAGATCCTCCATAGATACCATCAGCTCTGAGGTCTTACTAAGCGATATTCAAGAGGAACCAAATGACTCATCTTCTCTAGCTTTCCCG TGCAGCGGGATGGGACTGAACATGATGAACTTCCTAATCAACTCCACCAAGCTATGGCAGAAGCTCACAATCCAAAACCATGAGCATTGTGAATGA
- the LOC106340699 gene encoding U-box domain-containing protein 33-like isoform X1 gives MEEEGAATCQVLEEKLYVAVGREVWKNISNLMWALENSQGKKICILHIHQPSPTIPVLGTRFEASTVDEESVRAYRGKETAKTEMILQEYLSICLKKGVQAEKLCVEMDSIEKGIVETIYQHRIRKFVMGAAADKHYSIKMEDLKSKKANFVCQQAPATCQIHFTCKGNLIHTRFPVKETFVFLIVFVDDVLIVFMLDQMYREARVDEVRALSVLLSDFQRLVLPQVRSDVQNSRSSIDTISSEVLLSDIQEEPNDSSSLAFPCSGMGLNMMNFLINSTKLWQKLTIQNHEHCE, from the exons ATGGAGGAAGAAGGAGCAGCCACTTGTCAGGTACTAGAAGAGAAACTCTACGTCGCAGTTGGTAGAGAAGTATGGAAGAACATATCAAATCTCATGTGGGCATTAGAAAACTCCCAAGGAAAGAAAATCTGCATCCTTCACATCCACCAGCCATCTCCAACGATTCCTGTCT TGGGTACAAGATTCGAAGCTTCAACGGTAGATGAGGAATCAGTGAGAGCATACCGAGGCAAAGAAACAGCAAAAACTGAGATGATTCTACAAGAGTATCTTAGTATTTGCCTAAAGAAAGGG GTACAGGCAGAGAAGCTGTGTGTGGAGATGGACTCAATTGAGAAAGGGATAGTGGAAACGATATACCAGCATAGGATCAGGAAGTTTGTAATGGGAGCAGCTGCAGATAAACACTATTCCAT AAAAATGGAGGATCTCAAGTCCAAGAAAGCAAACTTTGTCTGCCAACAAGCGCCTGCTACTTGTCAAATACACTTCACCTGCAAAGGAAACCTTATCCATACAAGGTTTCCAGTCAAGGAAACTTTTGTTTTCTTGATTGTGTTTGTAGATGATGTATTGATAGTGTTTATGCTTGATCAAATGTATAGGGAAGCTAGGGTGGATGAAGTTAGAGCTCTATCTGTGCTCTTGTCTGATTTTCAGCGGCTTGTATTGCCACAAGTAAGGTCTGATGTGCAAAATAGCAGATCCTCCATAGATACCATCAGCTCTGAGGTCTTACTAAGCGATATTCAAGAGGAACCAAATGACTCATCTTCTCTAGCTTTCCCG TGCAGCGGGATGGGACTGAACATGATGAACTTCCTAATCAACTCCACCAAGCTATGGCAGAAGCTCACAATCCAAAACCATGAGCATTGTGAATGA
- the LOC106342592 gene encoding aquaporin PIP1-2-like isoform X1 — MEGKEEDVRVGANKFPERQPIGTSAQSDKDYKEPPPAPLFEPGELASWSFWRAGIAEFIATFLFLYITVLTVMGVKRAPNMCASVGIQGIAWAFGGMIFALVYCTAGISGGHINPAVTFGLFLARKLSLTRAVYYIVMQCLGAICGAGVVKGFQPKQYQALGGGANTVAPGYTKGSGLGAEIIGTFVLVYTVFSATDAKRNARDSHVPILAPLPIGFAVFLVHLATIPITGTGINPARSLGAAIIFNKDNAWDDHWVFWVGPFIGAALAALYHVIVIRAIPFKSRS; from the exons ATGGAAGGCAAGGAAGAAGATGTTAGAGTCGGAGCTAACAAGTTTCCGGAGAGACAACCCATCGGAACATCAGCTCAGAGCGACAAGGACTACAAGGAGCCACCTCCTGCTCCCTTGTTCGAGCCAGGCGAGCTTGCTTCCTGGTCCTTCTGGAGAGCCGGTATCGCCGAGTTCATCGCCACGTTTCTGTTCCTTTACATCACTGTTCTGACCGTCATGGGTGTGAAGAGGGCACCGAACATGTGTGCTTCTGTCGGAATCCAAGGGATCGCTTGGGCCTTCGGTGGTATGATCTTCGCTCTTGTCTACTGCACCGCCGGTATCTCGG GTGGACACATCAACCCAGCTGTCACGTTCGGTCTTTTCTTGGCCAGGAAGCTTTCGCTTACACGAGCTGTGTACTACATAGTGATGCAGTGCCTAGGAGCGATCTGTGGAGCTGGTGTGGTCAAGGGGTTCCAACCTAAGCAATACCAAGCTCTAGGAGGTGGAGCCAACACTGTAGCTCCTGGGTACACCAAAGGGAGTGGTCTCGGAGCTGAGATTATTGGAACCTTTGTCCTTGTTTACACCGTATTTTCCGCCACTGACGCCAAGAGAAACGCTCGTGACTCTCATGTTCCC ATTCTTGCACCTCTACCTATCGGATTCGCTGTGTTCTTGGTCCACTTAGCAACCATCCCCATTACTGGAACTGGAATCAACCCAGCAAGGAGTCTTGGAGCTGCCATCATCTTCAACAAGGACAACGCTTGGGATGACCAT TGGGTCTTTTGGGTTGGACCATTCATCGGTGCTGCGCTTGCTGCTCTTTACCACGTGATAGTCATCAGAGCCATCCCATTCAAGTCCAGAAGCTGA